Genomic window (Leeia aquatica):
CAGTTCGGGCAGGAAGTAATCCAGAAAGGCAAACTTGACCTGCTGCCGCTCTTCCGAGCTGGAGCCGGACGGCAGGTACAGCGAGATGATGGACAGTGGTCCGAAGTCGGCCCGCACAAAGCGGCCTTCCAGATCAAACTCCGGGTGACCCAGCCCGATCTGTACCTGATCCGGTTGTTGGCGGCTATAGAGGCCAACGCCGCTATAGCCCTTTTTCTCGGCATACTGGAAATGACCGTGATAGCCCTTGGGGGCAAGAAAGTCGGGTGTCATGTCTGCGGCCTGGGCTTTGAGCTCCTGCACGCAGACCACATCGGCGCCGCTCGCCTGCATCCAGGGGAAGAATCCCTTGCTGGCGGCGGAGCGGATACCGTTCAGATTGGCGCTAACAATACGCATGATTCGCTTTCATAAGTGCGAACTTCTATACTGACGGGTATTTGGGCGGGGGCGGATGGGGCTGACCCCGCGAAACAAGGGCTGATGGTAAAACGGATGAGCAACTTTCGCACGGACTTTATTGACTTTGCCGTACAGCGCGGCGTACTGAAATTTGGTGAATTTGTCACCAAGGCCGGGCGCTTGTCGCCTTATTTCTTCAACGCGGGCCTGTTCAATGATGGTGACAGCCTGCGCCGCCTGGGCCAGTTCTATGCAGAAGCGATTCTCGCGTCCGGTGTGCAGTACGACATGCTGTTCGGGCCTGCCTACAAGGGCATCCCGCTGGCCTCGGCCATTGTGATTGCATTGGCCGAAAAAGGTCACAATGTGCCGTATGCGTTCAATCGCAAGGAAGCCAAGGACCACGGCGAAGGGGGCACGGTGGTGGGCGCTCCGCTGTCGGGCCGGGTGCTGATTGTGGATGATGTGATTTCGGCCGGAACTTCAGTACGGGAATCGGTGAACCTGATTCGCGGCATGGGTGCGGAGCCCGCGGGCGTTGCCATTGCGCTGGACCGTATGGAGCGAGGCCAGGGGGCGCTGTCTGCGGTGCAGGAGGTGGAGCGCCAGCATGGCTTGCCAGTGGTGGCGATTGCCCGGCTGACCGACCTGTTTGACTACCTGGCCCCGCGTGGCGATATGGCACAGTATTTGCATAAAATTGAGGCTTACCGTCAACAATACGGGGTGACACTGGATGGCCCTCAAGGCTGATTCGATTTGCTGGGGATTGTTGTTGTGTCTGGCGCTGCCAGTCAGCGCCGGGCCGCTGTATCGCTGGGTGGATGAGAACGGCAAGGTGCAGTACAGCGACAAGCCACCGGTGCAGAGCAAAAGCGGTACGGCGACCTTGTCCAAGCAGGGCACCGTGGTCAAGAAGACCGAGGGTGAGCTGACACCGGAGCAAAAGCAGCAGCGTGAAGCAGACACGGCCAAGGCCAAAGCCGAGGCCGAGGCGCGCGAGGCGGCCCGGTTGCGTGACAAGGCTTTGCTCTCTACCTTCAATAGCGTCGCGGAAATCGACCGCAAGCGTGACCGTAACCTGCAGCAGGTGCAAGGGGAGCTCACCAGCCTGAAGGTACGCTTCAAGTCGACCGAAGGCCGACTGAATGCCTACTATACGCAGATGGCGCAGTACGAAAAGGCCAAGCGCCCGGTACCGGCTTCACTGAAAACGGATATTGCGGATACCGAAGCCGAGCTTGTGAAGATCAAGCAGCAGATGGATGAGAAGCAGAAGTCTGTTGAGGTGATCCGGCAGGCGGCTGAGGCAGACAAGAAACGCTATCTGGAGCTGAAATCAGGCGCGCCGATGGCGCCCTGATTCCTGGCTGGGGAAGTACAGGCCCGGTGGCGGGCCTGCGGATACCCCTCAGCTGGCTTGATCCAGCTTTTGCTTGAGCAGGCTGTTGACCTGCGCCGGGTCCGCCTTGCCCTTGCTGGCCCGCATCACCTGCCCGATCAGCGCATTGAACGCTTTTTCCTTGCCCGCGCGGTATTCCGCCACCATGCCGGCATTGGCGGCCATCACCTCGTCAATCATCTTCTCGATGGCGCCGCTGTCTGAAATCTGTTGCAGCCCTTTGCTGGCGATGATGGCATCGACCTCACGGCCTTCGCCCGACCACAGCGCCAGCAGCACATCCTTGGCCCCCTTGGCGGAGAGGGTGTTGTCGCGCACCCGGCCCAGCAACTGCGCCAGTTGTGCCGGGGATACCGGGCAATCGAGAATGTCTTTTTCTTCACGGTTCAACTGGGCCATCACTTCGCCGGTCAGCCAGTTGGCCAACAGTTTGGCAGCGCTGGCTTCGCGTTGTGGCGACAGCGTACCCAGCGCCGTGCTGTAATATTCCGCCAGTGCCTTGCTGGCAGACAGCTGGCTGGCATCGTAGGCCGACAGGCCCAGTTCACGCATCAGCCGCTGTTGCAGGGCTTGCGGTAGCTCCGGCATGTCGCGCTGCACCTTGGCAATCCAGTCTTCGCTGACCTGCAGCGGCAGCAGGTCCGGATCGGGGAAGTAGCGGTAGTCGTGTGCATCTTCCTTGCTGCGCATCATGCGGGTGGCCCCGGTGTTCGGGTCGAACAGCACGGTCGCTTGCTGGATTTCGCGGCCATCCTCGATTTCACTGATTTGCCAGTTCACCTCATAGTCGATGGCTTGCTGCACAAAGCGGAAGCTGTTCAGGTTCTTGATTTCACGACGGGTACCAAAAGTGGTCTGCCCCAGTGGCCGTACCGACACGTTGGCATCCATGCGGAAGCTGCCTTCCTGCAGGTTGCCGTCGCAGATGTCCAGCCAGGTCACCAGCTGATGCAGGGCGCGGCCATAGGCTGCGGCCTCGGCAGAGGAGCGCATCACTGGTTCGGACACGATTTCCAGCAACGGGGTACCCGCACGGTTGAGGTCAATGCCTGAGCTGCCGTGGAAATCCTCATGCACCGACTTGCCGGCATCTTCTTCCAGATGCGCGCGCGTGAGCTGCACGACCTTTTCCTGATCGCCCACCTGGATGGTCAGGTTGCCGCCCACCACGATCGGCTGCTCGAACTGGCTGATCTGGTAGCCTTTGGGCAAGTCCGGGTAAAAGTAATTCTTGCGGGCAAAAATGGAGTGACGATTGATATCCGCCCCGATGGCCAGACCGAAACGGATGGCTTTCTCTACCGCTTCACGGTTCATCACCGGCAGTACGCCAGGCAGCGCCAGATCCACCGCGCTGGCCTGAACGTTGGGTTCCGCACCAAAAGCCGTGGCGCTGCCACTGAAAATCTTTGACTGGGTGTTGAGCTGAACGTGTACTTCCAGCCCGATCACGACTTCCCATTGCATGGTCATGCCCTTTACTGTGTTGCCTGAGGGGCTTGCCGGTAAACATACCGGTAGCCCTCGTGAAATCCGGTTTGCTGATACAAGGCGCGCGCGCCCTGGTTGTCTGCCACCACTTGCAGCCAGCCGTGGCGAACACCATGTTGCCAGGCGTGAGCCTGCAAGCTATCGACAATGGCCCGCGCCCAGCCTTGCCTGCGGTGCGTCGGGGCGGTGATCAGGTCACAAAAGCCGATGTGGTCACCCTGTACCACCCCCAAGCCAACCGCGATCACCTCATCCCCGTGCGTCACCCACGCGTATAGCGAAGGCGGTAGCGCCTGCAAGATGCTTGCCAGTTGCAGACCTTGATCGGACAACTGCAACAGGCGGCTTGTGGCTGCCAGCCAGGCGTCGGAGCACGCCGGGCTGATCTGCACCGCCGGGTGTGCGGTGGCCGGCTGCGT
Coding sequences:
- the gatB gene encoding Asp-tRNA(Asn)/Glu-tRNA(Gln) amidotransferase subunit GatB, with the protein product MQWEVVIGLEVHVQLNTQSKIFSGSATAFGAEPNVQASAVDLALPGVLPVMNREAVEKAIRFGLAIGADINRHSIFARKNYFYPDLPKGYQISQFEQPIVVGGNLTIQVGDQEKVVQLTRAHLEEDAGKSVHEDFHGSSGIDLNRAGTPLLEIVSEPVMRSSAEAAAYGRALHQLVTWLDICDGNLQEGSFRMDANVSVRPLGQTTFGTRREIKNLNSFRFVQQAIDYEVNWQISEIEDGREIQQATVLFDPNTGATRMMRSKEDAHDYRYFPDPDLLPLQVSEDWIAKVQRDMPELPQALQQRLMRELGLSAYDASQLSASKALAEYYSTALGTLSPQREASAAKLLANWLTGEVMAQLNREEKDILDCPVSPAQLAQLLGRVRDNTLSAKGAKDVLLALWSGEGREVDAIIASKGLQQISDSGAIEKMIDEVMAANAGMVAEYRAGKEKAFNALIGQVMRASKGKADPAQVNSLLKQKLDQAS
- the pyrE gene encoding orotate phosphoribosyltransferase, with translation MSNFRTDFIDFAVQRGVLKFGEFVTKAGRLSPYFFNAGLFNDGDSLRRLGQFYAEAILASGVQYDMLFGPAYKGIPLASAIVIALAEKGHNVPYAFNRKEAKDHGEGGTVVGAPLSGRVLIVDDVISAGTSVRESVNLIRGMGAEPAGVAIALDRMERGQGALSAVQEVERQHGLPVVAIARLTDLFDYLAPRGDMAQYLHKIEAYRQQYGVTLDGPQG
- a CDS encoding DUF4124 domain-containing protein; this translates as MALKADSICWGLLLCLALPVSAGPLYRWVDENGKVQYSDKPPVQSKSGTATLSKQGTVVKKTEGELTPEQKQQREADTAKAKAEAEAREAARLRDKALLSTFNSVAEIDRKRDRNLQQVQGELTSLKVRFKSTEGRLNAYYTQMAQYEKAKRPVPASLKTDIADTEAELVKIKQQMDEKQKSVEVIRQAAEADKKRYLELKSGAPMAP
- a CDS encoding GNAT family N-acetyltransferase, with protein sequence MNLGADHSHQLEQLAAAAWPARQQQVMDGWLWREHGGYTKRANSAWLLDATDAAHPAALDRVEARYRALGLRPLFKLTEHTPQAVVQQLDARGYTCLDESLVMYRHWTQPATAHPAVQISPACSDAWLAATSRLLQLSDQGLQLASILQALPPSLYAWVTHGDEVIAVGLGVVQGDHIGFCDLITAPTHRRQGWARAIVDSLQAHAWQHGVRHGWLQVVADNQGARALYQQTGFHEGYRYVYRQAPQATQ
- a CDS encoding exodeoxyribonuclease III, with the translated sequence MMRIVSANLNGIRSAASKGFFPWMQASGADVVCVQELKAQAADMTPDFLAPKGYHGHFQYAEKKGYSGVGLYSRQQPDQVQIGLGHPEFDLEGRFVRADFGPLSIISLYLPSGSSSEERQQVKFAFLDYFLPELQALRAQQREFIVCGDWNIAHQPIDLKNWKGNLKNSGFLPEERAWLTRLFDEVGWVDVYRSLYPEQPGYTWWSNRGQAYAKDVGWRIDYQIATPGVAKAAQAAFIYKDEKFSDHAPLVVDYQHALR